The Lebetimonas natsushimae genomic sequence AAGGTGAAATTATAGACTTTTTGGCTCTGTTTCCCGCTTCATTTTTAGGATGGTTTTTAACTGCATGGCTTTTAGGTTTATTTGTACCAAAAGGTGAGCCTCATTTTGATGTGCTTACCACTCCGAAAGGGGAAATTAAAAAAGGCGGAAAAGTTGTTATATTCTTAGGGTTTTTCACTATTTTTATAGCCGTGTTTGGACATATTGTGATGCATTATCCTGCAATGTGGGGAATGATGTTTGGTTTGTCACTGTTACAGCTTTATGCTTATTATCATAAAAGAAAACATAAAGAGCAATTTAACGTATTTATAAATATGGCAAAAGTTGAAAATGATACGCTTCTTTTCTTCTTTGGTATTTTAAGTGCTGTTGGAGCTTTGTCATTTTTAGGATGGCTTGTGTATGTTGTTAATCTTTATGATATTGTGGGAGATACTGTTGCAAATATTGGTGTTGGATTTGTAAGTGCAATTATTGACAATGTGCCTGTAATGGCGGCTATTTTAAAAGCAGATCCCCAAATGGGACCGGATCAATGGATGCTTGTTACATTAACTGCCGGTATCGGTGGAAGTTTAATTAGTTTTGGTAGTGCTGCCGGAGTTGGTGTAATGGGTAGAATGAGAGGGATATATACATTTAATTCCCATATGAAATACGGATGGGCGGTATTAGCCGGATATGTATTAAGCTGTGCTATTTGGTATGTGCAGTTTGAAATGTTGGGGCTTTATTAAAATGTAAAATTGAAAATGGATAATGGAAAATTAAAAAGTTAAAATAAAAATTATTCCATTCTCCATTATCCATTGTCCATTCTTCATTGTTTTGCTACAATTTCAATAAAAAGGACTTGAATGCAGGTTGAAATATTAATACTTGATTTTGGGAGCCAGTATACACAGTTAATTGCAAGAAGACTCAGAGAAGAGGGGGTTTACAGTGAAATAGTCCCATATTATGACGGATTAAAAGCAGCAACCCAAAAAAAACCAAAAGGGATTATTTTTAGTGGAGGACCTGCAAGTGTTTATGATAAAGATGCATATAGAGTTGATAAAAAAATATATGAATTGGGTCTTCCGATTTTAGGAATTTGTTACGGGATGCAGTTAATAACCGTTGATTTTGGCGGTGAAGTTGTAAGAGCTGACCATCATGAATACGGAAAAGCGGAACTTTTTATAGATGAACCGCATAAAATTTTTAAAGATGTAAGCAATCCCACAATTGTTTGGATGAGTCATTCAGACAGGGTTGAAAAGCTGCCTAATGGATTTAAAAGAATAGCCCATACTTCAAATGCACCGTATGCTGCTATTGTAAATGAAGAAAAAGAAATATACGCAATCCAGTTTCACCCAGAAGTTGCCCATTCAGTTGAAGGAAGTAAAATTTTAAGAAATTTTGCAAGAGAAGTTTGTGGTGTTACTAGTAAATGGGATATGGCGCATTTTGCAAAAGAACAAATTAAAAAAATAAAAGAGCAAGTCGGAAATGACAAAGTAATCTGTGCCCTAAGCGGCGGAGTTGACAGTTCTGTAACAGCGGCATTGCTTCACGAAGCAATAGGTGATCAGTTAATTCCTATATTTGTAGATACGGGACTTCTCAGAAAAAATGAAAGAGAAGAAGTAGAACATGCTTTTAAAAATGTTTTACATGTTCCTTTAATTACAGTGGATGCAAGAGATAAATTTCTCAGTCGTTTAAAAGGTGTAACTGATCCGGAAGAAAAAAGAAAAATAATAGGACACACTTTTATTGAAGTATTTGAAGAGGAGGCAAAAAAACATAAAGACGCTAAATATTTAGCACAGGGGACTCTTTATCCTGATGTAATTGAATCAGTTTCTGTAAAAGGGCCTTCAAAAACTATTAAATCCCATCATAATGTAGGGGGTCTTCCTGAGTGGATGAAATTTGAATTAATTGAACCTTTAAGAGAGCTTTTTAAAGATGAAGTAAGAAAGCTTGGACTTGAACTTGGACTTCCAGAAGATTTGGTTTACCGTCATCCGTTTCCTGGACCCGGTCTTGCTATTAGGATTATGGGTGAAGTAAATGAAAAAGATTTAGAAATCCTCAGAGAAGCAGATTATATTTTAATACAGGAGCTTAAAGCCTGGGGACTTTATAACAAAGTTTGGCAGGCGTTTGCAGTGTTGCTTAATGTAAGAAGTGTCGGAGTTATGGGAGATAACAGAACATATGATAATGCAGTGGCAATCAGATGTGTTAGCTCAACTGACGGTATGACAGCAACTTTTTCTCATCTGCCTCATGAATTTTTAGAAAAAGTTGCAACCAGGATAATTAATGAAGTTAATGGAATTAACAGGGTGGTTTATGATATTTCAAGTAAACCTCCTGCGACTATTGAATGGGAATAATATTTTAATAGAAATAAAAAATGAAAGATTTAAAATTACCAATTTATCTTTTAAATAATGATAAATATGAAGGGGTTATAAATTATCCTGTTATAAAAATTAATTTTTTAGCTCCTTCTATCTCTTTTGATGAAACAGATTATCTTATTTTTACTTCTAAAAACGGAGTTAAAGCTGTAGACAATATAACTGATAAATGGAAAAAAAAACCTTCATTTGCCATAGGTAAAGCTACCGCCAATGAGATTAAAAAAAGAGGGGGAATTGTTGAATTTATAGCTTCTAAAGCTTATGGAGATGAATTTGCAAAAGAAATAACACAAAAATATCATAATAAAAAATTTTTATTTTTAAGAGCTAAAGAAATAATTTCGGATATAAAAGGAATTTTTGATAAATCTGACAATTTTTTAGAAGAAATAATTATTTATGAAACAGTTTGCAATAAACCAAGTAATTATATTAAAA encodes the following:
- a CDS encoding uroporphyrinogen-III synthase, with protein sequence MKDLKLPIYLLNNDKYEGVINYPVIKINFLAPSISFDETDYLIFTSKNGVKAVDNITDKWKKKPSFAIGKATANEIKKRGGIVEFIASKAYGDEFAKEITQKYHNKKFLFLRAKEIISDIKGIFDKSDNFLEEIIIYETVCNKPSNYIKKPAIVIFTSPSTVKCFAKLNDFENILPIAIGNKTKKILLDYTENSVLTPENPSIKECIKLAKNVKLR
- the guaA gene encoding glutamine-hydrolyzing GMP synthase — translated: MQVEILILDFGSQYTQLIARRLREEGVYSEIVPYYDGLKAATQKKPKGIIFSGGPASVYDKDAYRVDKKIYELGLPILGICYGMQLITVDFGGEVVRADHHEYGKAELFIDEPHKIFKDVSNPTIVWMSHSDRVEKLPNGFKRIAHTSNAPYAAIVNEEKEIYAIQFHPEVAHSVEGSKILRNFAREVCGVTSKWDMAHFAKEQIKKIKEQVGNDKVICALSGGVDSSVTAALLHEAIGDQLIPIFVDTGLLRKNEREEVEHAFKNVLHVPLITVDARDKFLSRLKGVTDPEEKRKIIGHTFIEVFEEEAKKHKDAKYLAQGTLYPDVIESVSVKGPSKTIKSHHNVGGLPEWMKFELIEPLRELFKDEVRKLGLELGLPEDLVYRHPFPGPGLAIRIMGEVNEKDLEILREADYILIQELKAWGLYNKVWQAFAVLLNVRSVGVMGDNRTYDNAVAIRCVSSTDGMTATFSHLPHEFLEKVATRIINEVNGINRVVYDISSKPPATIEWE
- the nhaD gene encoding sodium:proton antiporter NhaD — encoded protein: MEHTLDLTHTWVGWGVLIIFVLGYILIATEEKWDMNKAKPALFIGTFSFMLIGVYYYVNSLDISPLHHQLKELIEEIAEIFFFLFVAMTYIESLIERGVFDALRYRLISRGYSYKKLFWITGSLAFWISPVADNLTTALILSTVLYTIDKTRTNFLVPGAINIVVAANAGGAWSPFGDITTLMAWTAGKGEIIDFLALFPASFLGWFLTAWLLGLFVPKGEPHFDVLTTPKGEIKKGGKVVIFLGFFTIFIAVFGHIVMHYPAMWGMMFGLSLLQLYAYYHKRKHKEQFNVFINMAKVENDTLLFFFGILSAVGALSFLGWLVYVVNLYDIVGDTVANIGVGFVSAIIDNVPVMAAILKADPQMGPDQWMLVTLTAGIGGSLISFGSAAGVGVMGRMRGIYTFNSHMKYGWAVLAGYVLSCAIWYVQFEMLGLY